A window of the Physeter macrocephalus isolate SW-GA chromosome 7, ASM283717v5, whole genome shotgun sequence genome harbors these coding sequences:
- the LOC102996776 gene encoding 28S ribosomal protein S25, mitochondrial-like, which translates to MSMKGRFPIRRTLQYLGQGDVVFKDSVKVMTVNYNTHGELGEGARKFVFFNIPQIQYKNPWVQVMMFKNMTPTPFLRFYLDSGEQVLVDVETKSNKEIMEHIKKILGKNEETLEKEEQEKKQRSHPAHFGPRKYCLRECICEVEGQVPCPGLVPLPREMTGKYKAALKARAQD; encoded by the coding sequence ATGTCCATGAAGGGCCGCTTCCCGATACGCCGCACCCTGCAGTACCTGGGCCAGGGGGACGTAGTGTTCAAGGACTCGGTGAAGGTCATGACGGTGAACTACAACACGCACGGGGAGCTGGGCGAAGGCGCCAGGAAATTCGTGTTTTTCAACATACCTCAGATCCAGTACAAGAACCCCTGGGTACAGGTCATGATGTTTAAGAACATGACGCCAACACCCTTCCTACGGTTCTATTTAGATTCTGGGGAGCAAGTCCTTGTGGACGTGGAGACCAAGAGCAATAAGGAGATCATGGAGCACATCAAAAAGATTCTGGGGAAGAATGAGGAAACCCTCGAGAAAGAGGAGCAGGAGAAAAAACAGCGTTCTCACCCAGCCCACTTTGGCCCCCGGAAGTATTGCCTGCGGGAGTGCATCTGTGAGGTGGAGGGGCAGGTGCCCTGCCCGGGCCTAGTGCCATTGCCCAGGGAAATGACAGGGAAGTACAAAGCAGCTCTGAAAGCCAGGGCCCAAGACTGA